A genomic stretch from Schistosoma haematobium chromosome 2, whole genome shotgun sequence includes:
- a CDS encoding hypothetical protein (EggNog:ENOG41KOG0192~COG:T) encodes MLSDSSTQIVSPLATGVFTDEGVTCYALSGLQYRQKTNGTTTNDNINSNDHDNNNNNNQSINLHSKTSTSLSVSREMNNWTGPDSAETYRLELLLANNVLSKNDEKLF; translated from the exons ATGTTATCTGATTCATCAACACAAATTGTATCACCATTAGCTACTGGTGTTTTCACTGATGAAGGTGTAACATGTTATGCTTTATCTGGATTACAATATCGTCAAAAAACCAATGGTACTACTACGAATGATAATATCAATAGTAatgatcatgataataataataataataatcaatctaTTAATCTTCATTCTAAAACATCCACTTCATTATCTGTTTCAAGAGAAATGAATAATTGGACTGGACCAGATTCAGCTGAAACATATCGATTAGAATTATTATTAGCTAATAATGTATTAAGTAAAAATGATGAGAAATTG TTTTAG